The DNA segment TAGTTTGTTATCGCTTCACACAAAATAACAAACTCGTTGCCAAACAACTTTAGTTGGATCCAGATAATAACGAACATGCAAATGGGTTGCTTTGCCAATTGTCATTCGAATCCTGTTCTCAAACAGGTCGGATTCAACCTTGGATTAAATTGattcggattttttttttatttgaatgaaataaatgattgcttacttataattttgaattatgttttatggagtGACAAAGCTATAAATTTTCATACCTGAGTGACATCAGGataacaaattttaatttttaagtggGAACCAGTGTGTGAATAATTATATGATCCACAAGTATTAATATAATCGCACACACCAGTCCATGTGTGCTCTTGCCCTTAGTTTTACAGTCATTGCATCGAGGATTGTTGAGTTAATTGATATATGCGTGTTAATTTTTATGGGAAATTTGCTAAGCAATTCATTATATACAATGACTTTTCTTTAgctatattttaaatttttattcatcTAACAACATTCCGCATTCAACAAATttggattttatatatatatatatatatatatatatatatatatatatatatatatatatatatatatatatatatatatatatatgtataagttTCAGCATTAGATATGATAGCGCTTTTAATAATTGTAGATTTGATAAGTTAATTGGATGTTTGACAATGGTAATGCACTTACTATTATTGTCTCATGAATATCTCCTAAATCCCAACTAGTGTTATTCTTAAATGTGTCATACCATCTCCACAAAGTCATTGAAATTGTTACTTTGAATTATGCTGAACCTCTAAATGAATGTTTATCTATCcagttttggtttttggataTGACTTAGACCATTCCAACTTATCAAATCCACAATATTAAAAGAGATATGATATCTAATGCtgaaacttttatatatatatataatttgttggatttcaaatgttGTCAGATgactaaatttttaaaatttatagctAAAGAAAAGTTGCTTAACATTTTTCCTGAAGAAATTAACACGCATACATTAATTGAGTACACGATGCAATTACCGTAAAACTAGAGGCAAACGTGAGTAGGATGAAATGAAGCTTGAAGAAGTGAGTTTCAAGGTTCAGAATTTCTTACAAGCCAATGGTTCGACTAATGAAGCATTCTGTCTTACCTTTAGATGTCCCTCCATATTCTTTTCTATTGGTTAAGTGTTAGGTTGTTGAACGTCAGGGACGAACTTTTATCctttaattcataaaataaaaatgtgtgaCACTGATATTTAGTGTTAGgtcctctatatatatatatatatgacaacatACAATTGGTGCATCGCTGATGGTTCTCTTAATAACACTTGACACATCTATGTGTGTTTAtaagatattgaaaaataaaatgttaagaGTTTTGAATAAAGGTAAACAAAGAATCGAGTACCCAACAAGTaagaagttgatggtcaggccaGACTTGATAACTAAGTAGGCTGGGTTTTGGCTGCCGCCAAAGACTTTGGATCAACCTGAGCCCGACTTTGTCGACCGGCCGACGCAGCGCAATGCCCAACCTTGCCGGAAGACAATCACAGGAAAATGTTTGTTCCTCTAAATCCGGAAAAAACCCATCTCAACTTTCATCAGTGTTCTTGCACCAACGCGTTCAGGTACCTGTGGTTTAGGCATAACCAGTGAGGGAAGACCATGGACTTCATTGTGGAAAACTTGGTTCTACCCTCAAtatctcctcttcctcttcttctagtGGACCCTGCTGCGTCCATCACCGACCTTCTCCATTCTCCATTGTTGTCTACTTCACTTATCTCCGGCCATCTTTACCTGTTCGACAAAATTCTCATTTCTAACTGTCACAGCAAAATGAAAGTGAGAACTAAAATCAGTGTTGCCCGAACACGATCGCAATGAGAGAATCCCCACAGAGATGTGCCTTGTTTATGCAACAAGAAGGAACGCAGCGAAAAAAGAATCACTGCCCACCGAAGCGTATCTGAGTCTTCATTTccagaaaaattgaaaaagacaaGTCCCCGAACTTCTTattctataaaatcaaaatatgaaagAACCGAACCAGCAAATGAAGATGAACAGAGGACTGCAAAACAGATCTCTATCAAAACGTGAAGCACGGAAATAAAAGCAAGATAATCAAAATGAACGaccgcgagagagagagagagagagagaacggaaAAAGGAACGGACAGCAGAAGCATCGGTGATGTTGATTTTAACTATAGCCACAGAAAACACCTattattcaaagaaaaaaaatacaggtttaaaatattaaaaacgaGTCAGCCAGCCTAATAAAACGCCAAAAAGTTGTGTTTTTTTAAATcgtaaaaaatgcaaaacacattttttttgcattttcccatttttttcatgttttcattttgtaGCTTTTAGTTACCAaataattattttcatatttcctatgtttaatttttaagacTTCGGTcaccttcctctttcttcttgaaagattaattttttttaatagttattattttcttatgaaaagaaatttaccATTTTACACATAATACCTTACCGTATAAAACTCAAAAACTATATTTGTGATTAtcgttaaaaaaagaaaaatgcttgaGCTGCCTTGATAAGGAGTCGGGTTTTGATCGCGCCACAGCTCGTGTGTGGACGCAGCCTGAATTCGATTTTGGGCTCGACCCagttcaaattaaaaaaaattattttaatataaaataatatataaatataatttaatcataattatatatatatatataatatatgtaaattaataaACGTAAATATTACAAATAACTTATTAGTCGAGGCAGCCGACAACTTATCGAGTGGCTCAGTGCCTATTTTTTCAAAGAATTCGAGCCTGAGTCGGTACGTGGTAGGACCTAACTCCGGTATAGGCGACAGCCCAGTCCTAGAGTCGATCCTACACCCAAGATCCTCGTAGAGGGTCCACACGGGTCTAAAGACGCCTAAAGATTGAACCAACACAACTCAAAGAGGAAACTAAGGCTAGACTCAGACCAAACACACTCCTTGTAGCCGGATCTTAGGCTCTAGGCCACCGAAAAACTACAGGAATACTGGACAAATGCGGAAGCGATTCAAAACTATGCAAAGAAAATAGCAAATCTAACTAGTCTAAATGAAGTACCTCCCCCAAGGCTTGCTCGGGGTTCATTTGATGAATCTTCTGGAATTCTTTGATGATCTGCTGTAGGTGCTGTTGAGGATGAATTCCAGACGTCAGGTTGCAGCTGAGAAAATCGGGACACCAAGGTGGAAGGTGCTGCAACGCCAAGTAAGacgccaagttggagaagatcgCTGGTAAAGTCTTTGATGTTTTCTCTTCAACTCGGTTGCTGCTGCTGGTTTTGACGGAGCTGATACAAATGCTGCTGCCCCGGGTGTGGCAGTAGGCTCTAGATATAGCTGAGAGAGAGCCTCTTAGCTCAGCCCACCTGGCTGAGTGCCGTGGTAGCACACGGGATCCGGTTGCTTGGTGATAGCAACCTCAATTCgcttgggcgagtggatgaaATGCCCAAGGGTGCACACCAAATGCTGTAGTCGTGGCTGGGGATGGGTGGATTCAGCTTGGTCTTAGCTGAGGAATTACCTAACTACAGTCAATAGAGGAAAGCTCGGCCGTAGAGCTTGGTAATGATCCTAAGTGTGGCTGGCTTAGGGCCGGTTAGGAGCGATAGGGGCTTGGACGGCTTCGACTACGGTGTAAGGGAAGATGATCTAAGGGTGTGAGGTCAATGAGGTGGCTTAAGACAAGGGAATGTGGGATGATGATTAGGAACCAGTGGTTAGGTTCAAGGATGATTGAACGAGTGGCTTGGGTTTAAATGAGAGAGCTAATGAGGAACTAAGGAGGGTTAGGGATCACGTGAGTGAGTTTGACGTGGGATCAAAAGGTGGACTCCTACACTTGAACCTAGGATAATCCTCTAGATCTAAGGCTGAAAATTCAAAGGTGGTAAGTGGGATGTGATGTGGCTGGGATCTAGGGATGGTTAATGATTGAATCACCTAAACTAAAGTGGCGCCGGCTCCTCCAATGTAGTCAAATGTGGCGAGGTGGCGCCTTGTGGAATGATGATTCCAAATGTGGGGATTCTCTTCCAAATCACGTGCAAATCAAGGGTCAGATCTTCTCCTAAGGATCTGGATGAAGGGCTAGGAGAGACTTAGATGGGTAAGGATGAAGCTCGTACCACTTTTTGAAGCTAGAATGTAGGAGTTTCCCCTTAATTCTTGCCTAGAAAATCTCCTCTCCATGCGATATCTCCTTGGAGTACTTTTGGACGGACTTACCCTTGGAAATGATGGTCCCACTTTGTGGCAAGGAAGGGCACTTTGGTCCTTGGGTGATGATGACCAGAATcccccaaatgtggccggaaTTATGGTAGAGGTCGCCGGAAAACTAGAAGTTCCCGGTGACTTGGTGCTTGCTATCGCCTAGGCCGTTCTTCGCGAAACCAATgtgtatcttcttctttctttgcgtGGAATCACCTTATATGGTCCATTCTCATGTCCAAGATGGTCTCACCGTGATTTCTTGAGGATGGAATTCTGATTTTGCCGGCGAAATTCCAGAGATGGACCGCGGATGAAAACTAGAATCGATCGACTCTTCTTGTGCCGTTTCCTTGAGTGATTTCTCAACTAGGAAAGCCTCAATGCCTAGGATCTTCTAAGACACGTAAAACTTAGTTTAAATCAAGTTTCAACCGTGGAAAAGAAGGGAATCTCGGCTGTGACTCGAGACTTCTCCTCTTCTTGTAAGTCAAACCTTGGATCAAACCAAACCAACGTAGTTGCTTAGCTTTCACCTTAGGAATCCAAGAACTAACCTTGTATGAGGAAACCGTGGGTTTGCTGTCCTTCCTTGGATGAAGACGCAACCTCCTTGTTCAACTTAGGCCTCTAATATCTCTGATGTAGCAGAGATATTGCACCCAAGACGTGGCTGGGTAgatgcgaagatgaagacgatgATAACTCCTAGGGCCGTGGCTCACCCAAGAGAAAGCCgtcaccttcttcttcaacgAGAATTGATGTAAATGAAAGAGAGGGGAGATAGTGAGGAGTtgggaaggagaggagaggaagacgtgagggggaaggggaagtaGAGGGCCAGCATGCTGGTCTTGCGAGAAGAGATTGGAGGgaacgtgagagagagagagacacgagaagagagagagagaagtgaggagagagagagagcaaagaagCAAATGACCTTGATTTCCAAAAATTCCATCCGTTTACACATGAATCAAAACCTTATATACATGAGTACATAAATCTGGTTCCCATGCATGGAATcagcccaaatccaaatccagaacaTGCTAAAGCAAAACGGAtccaaggcacaacccgccttggtAAGTTTGAATCAAAAACCGAATTGGCGCAAACTCAAATAAAGCAAATCAAGAAGTGAAAAACGGCTAAGTCCTAGCTAGACGCCCCTTGAGCCTTGTGAGCtcaaggtggggacctcgtcCGGGTTGCCGCCCAAACTTCGGACTTGACACATCCCTTAACCTCATTGAGCTGAGCTCAATTCAGCCAAGAGACCTCCCTAGACTCGTCCTAGACCGACTCTAGAGACTTGGGTTTCAATACGACTCAAGAATGGACCATGGCCTATACCAGAGAAGTCCTATGGATCTAGTATCCTAACTCGCGGATTCCCCCAATTGCTGGTCTTCACCTAGTTCATTCATGTCCTAGAGCCGTTGCATATCCTCCCGCACCTCCCACTGCATTTGCTCTAGGCTCGAAGTTTAATTCCATTGAGCCGTGATCTCTCACTGTGGCCGTGCCTTTGGCCTTGGTTAGGCCTACTCGGACTAAGGCTCGTATCAGTACGCCCCTCGCTTTTGCTTTAAGGGGCTAAATTCCGAAAAAAGAAGTCGTTTTCGGAAACTTTTTGCAAAATTGATGGGTCCATTTcgagttttttaaaaaacatttaacgGCGTCGAACCCCTCTGTTATTCCTTATCTTCGTATGAACAGGGACAACAAGAGGGAGTGAGAAATTGAGTGGCTGAGGGTAAGAAAGAACGGTAGAGAAGAGAGCCAGAGCGAGAGAGACATCAAGGGGCACAGTGGGGGACGGGGGGacgacgagagagagagagagagagggaagaaggagaaaaattgGCGGAAAGGTAAAGACGCAATCTCCATTTTAGTTGTCTCTTTAATTCttaatctttcttttaatttggtTGCACGGATAGTGTTTTCTAGAAATCATGATAGAGAATTTTAAATTCTGCTTAGTGAGATTGGGGGTTTTTGAATCAAGGTCCTCTTTGGGTTTTAGAATATTTTATGGGACACATATGGTTGCTTTTTTTGCGGATTTCCTAGTGATTAAGGTTTAGAATGAGTAACATAGAATGCAGGATGGTGACGGGTCGAAATCCAGCAGATAAaccctgcttttttttttgaatgcaCGTCTTTCTTTTATGGTAATTAGGAAAAGCTAAAATTATGTTTCGACTGAAGTTAGGAGAGGAAGGTACTACGGAATTCACCATAGATTAGGTTTGGGAATGAGTTCGTGTTTTGGTTTTCAAGGTCGAGAATCGTCGTAGCTACTGGAATCGGCATTCTCATTTGCTCTTGTTCGCCTTCCTTTAGCACCGTTGCTTCTTCCGTCGCCCCCCTACATGATGAAGGGCACCTTGCAACGTTGAGGTACCCGTCTTTACAAATTTTATGCGCCATGAAATGAAAAggatcccaaaattttcatgttctttctcttcaagtGCTTAGTGTTCCTTGATTAGTGATAAACTTATTTACCATTCACAGCTGCGACTTTGATATTGTCATTTGTGATTGATCTAATCGAGAATGTGCAAATAATTAGTGCAAAATGCCATCAAAGTTGATGTTCATCGGATGATATGATTATGAAAATTATGCCTAAGATTCATTCCATGTTAGCTCAGTTGAAAGAAATTCTTCATTAGCTGCGAATTGGGCTAGGATGCATATTTGGGTGGAGATTAGGCCTTAAAGTGAGCTTATTACTGTGACGCAGGACATAGCAGCATTTTCCGGTTGGCAGTGGGTCATCGTCATTCTCCTTTTTCGTTGTCTTCTACATTTTCTAGCTCCGCAAGTCACCTGGATGGCAGCGCAGGCTCTCCACCGCTCCTTGTTCTCCTTCAGTACTACTCGACACTACCTCTCTCCATTTTCATACCCTCCTTGTCGTTCAAGTTTCGTCGCCATGTTCGCTTCCACATCTGTTCCACCTCCCGATGTTGCTAAATTAGCAGAAAGTGCCCGAATTGTGCTCACTTCAGAAGAGGCAATGCCCTTGCTCCTTACTTCTTCGGTTCTTCTGCCTTCCGTTCTTGCACATTCTTGCTATCCTTGATCGTGACACTGGAGCAACAGGAACAAACAGCATGGGAGGGAATTCAAACAATCGAATGAATGGGGCAGCAGAGCTTTAGTTGCTGGTCATAAGCACATTTCCGATATTTCtcttcttactttttttctttttttttgctgtttcaTTTTGGAATTCACAGGTTGAGCAATTCACACCCAAAATTAGGCAAGTCGTAGACTGGTATGTAGCTTGTGAAGAGTCATGTATCTTAGTGGCTCTTTTCTTTCGTTTATTGTTGTTTTGGTTGGCAACTTTTAGTATTGCATGTTGTCGGTTGAACGACTGGGCTGCTGGGGATGATATTGCCATATATTGTTGTCTTATACATAAATTCTGAGAATTTGATCTTTAGTAATGCTATTTTTAtgccatttccattttttcccaaaatattagccatttttaatatgtaaatatctaTCCTTTATAGATGATCCTGTTCAAGGATCACTGGCTGGATTATGGAGGAATTGATTGCAATTGTCATTTTGTCTGTAATTAGGATAGTCTAATGCTATTTGTACAGGATAACCAAGAGAAATACGAGCAGAACAATTATTCTTGTTTTCTGCTGTCAAAATTCAAGGATAAAAAGCAAGTCTAACCTTGCGATGTTAGGAATTATTctgaaaaaagatatttaagaaATTGACAGAGTATACTTAAAAGTTATTAACATGCCTGAAATCCCCTCATAGATTGTCACAAGCTTCTGTATTTGGTTCAAGTGGCtatctttttgtcttttacaGTGTATATGGCATGTTTCTTTAAATCATGGTCAATTGATCTAAAGTATTTGCTAGAAGATCAAGAATTGCTTGTAGTCACTGGAATAGCCTCTtaagtttgttttttgtttgaacCTATAACTAAGTCAGTAGGTAGATCAGTCAGTTATATTATGCTTTTAACATTTGCATACATGTATCACATGAATGGGATGTTCTTAAAATTATTCACTGCACTTGAGTCATATGTATCTCAGTCTTTGAGACTCACTATTCCTGGTGATGGAGAACGAAAAAAATTTGGTGTTCTTCTGGATATTAGTTGGTAAATACTAGTGATACAAATAAAATTAGGTCTTACTCACATGTGAAAAGGGATGCTTGACAAGTTAGCATTGGCATTCTGTAACGGATCCTCAGCTTAATATCTAGAGGTTTCTTCTTGCTTATTGGCTCATACCTGGTTACTTTGCTATCTTTTTCTTGTGCAAAATCAGCAGCTTTTCTCACTTCTCCAACACTGTATTTGTTTCTTCTGTCGTCTTCCTTGTCCTAGATATTGTCCTTTTTAGTTGATCATGTTAGTCATATGTAATTCTAATTAAAGTGAGGCTTTCCTGACACTGATTGATAACTGGTGGTTCATGAGACCTCTCTATTTCCTAAATGACGACACTTATCAAATGGGTCTCCTGCTAATTATTTGATTGGCATAATTGTGAAGTCTTGTGGCGTATCAATGTTTTTAATAGTTGTGTGACATAATCTTTAATTCCCTCTTTAATCACAGGTTTGGGCAGCTTCAAGCTGTTGACCTTGAAAGTGTTGAACCTGCACTTAGAGCTGGTGATTATCAAAATTTCTAGCCACATAAATATTTTGCATGTGTTTTGATGCCTTTATTTGGATAATATTCTTAGTCGTCAGCATCAGCGACACATATTGCACTTCTTATTTGCATAATATGCTAAATTCGCATAACCTGCGCTTATTATACACGTACAACATAGAGACAGAGTTGTCTTTGTAAAACTAGGTTTTTTGATGGTGTTCTGAATTATGTTTTGCCCtttgattttttggaattttcttttctgtacccctccttctctctctcacacacctACAGAACATGGTGATGTAGTTGTctttgtaaaattaattttgtagTTGTGTTCTGAATTGTGTATTATCTGATCTCTTATGTAGACTTTAACATGACAGCAcctgtcacataggtacgggtacggaccatttttaaaaaacttgggtgcgggggtacggcagtacacacacatgcacatatacatatatatatcaaaaaatttcaaacagaatcaCATATTCGCacattacaaacaaaataacatattcataaatcataattcatattccaaaatttatcagtcttgattctcattctcctcagtcacataattaacattcaaaatacatcagctttcttgattatcattctcctcagtcgcatcatcaagattagaaggaaccACAGGTTCTGTAAgatccatattaagagcatgcaaatcatgttctccttcaaggtCCACGTCAATGTCCTttggattaacatcccaatacttggatgatcctgaactgcaagttgcaacaaaatcaaaatatgatttaagttaatattaactttaaacGACCAacataatatattatatgtatacatatcaaagatacaaaaagaaagaaatacctgtaatcaTCTGAAGTACTTGAAAGTAagcgtaggttggagtggacatcTACTCGCTTACTAGTTAgtttatttctcttgatgttgtgaatttgagaataggtgctccaatttttttcacaacatgaagaggttgcaggttgagataataacttcaatgcaagttgttggagatttggtgtcgatgctccaaaacacaaccaccaattaacatgatcttcttcatctcttgccattgcagcttgtattgaatcatttcttccaccagagaagctTGCAAACTCAGAATTAATTATCTTCAACCGATGAGAATTAGAatatagtcttcccaaacatatctccctattttttaatatttcaggATCTCAattaggaggaacacgaccagtacctcctgccaaccatgtttgcCCATAATTTTGGGATTTAaggagtgtgccatacaatgcaaagggttattgcttctgtttcatcttcttactaaaattttatgcacatgataaaaaaactcagaatcgtcaagtgcaacattctttttctcatgtctaaaagtgatgttttgaattttttcaatcatgttatcctacatatcataaactttatgaagcatgggcCCTTCTTTATCAAATTCTCTCAGCATCAGCTAAATAGGCTCTGTAAACTACAGAAATTATGTAactttatcccaccattcatcatgtaaaatacattttttaatttcttgagccttcacaatgtcatcacTCCAATAAAACTCCCAATCATTGTTAGTCACCATAAatgttaatgcatgtttcacctactttcttctttttctcattacaataatggatgcaaaacgagtctatgctaccttcaacaatttcaaatcagaatgcctattaaatatagcatgaacattgttgtggtttacaacaaaatttctgatgtttctaAGTTCTaacatcatgctcaagctcctcaatccatgaacacaacAAACCGacatttggatcatcttttgatgggttgcaaatacttttaagtgctagatttatactgtgtgccacacaaggagTTCAGAATATGTGAttatacttgggatcacttgccaaattcatccctgctcgttggcaaacttgagcattatcagtaattatttgcacaacattatcttcacccacttctttgatgacttttATGAATATCCCTTTTAAATACTTGacatctttatactccccagatgcatcaacacatttcaagaagattggtccatCAAGCGAATAATCAAAGTGGCTgcctttgtatatcagtccactcgtcagaaacaatggatactccatattgtatccaagaaaatttcttctctaataatttttcaatgttttccttttcttctggaATAATTATTGTTCTCAACTTCTCTGAACTCGGGGGTACATGACCACTCAAATTACAATTAGCcaaacctgtaacaacatctttccaataaggacttctggctacattaaaaggaagtgaacttgcaaaaaagaaccttccgatccttctatccatctctACCCTTCCCATATTTTTGAATGCTTGTGCTAATGTTTTGGTAGCTCCAATCGTCacgttcttttttcttttcttttaagtatcttcatcttcttcaatagcATAAAGGGGAACAAATTGGCTCAAGATTTCTTCGTCTCAGCTGTATCCtgttcttttttgaatatcttAATCTCCTCGTTGGTAACTTTTGGGCATGGTCTAATTCCAATGCCTGAGATATGCAACAAATGTGCCTTGCAACGTGTATATGAGCCAGTGAATATCATATtacaaaatttgcaagaaaaaattacattcccaccaccacctggTCCTTTTCCTAGTTTTTTCACATAGCACCAAAGAGActgagatggattatccttCTCTACTGCAGCGGTATTAACACTACTACTGCTGCTTGCTACATTTCCACTTCCACTTGTAGGCAccgtttcttttcctttatcagccattacaacttatatGAAAAACACCTAGCAAGAAATCAACACATTTCAGAAAACAAGACACGAATTGTATCCAAAAGCTAAACGCAAATTTGCTGCTCAACTGAGCTGAAGCACAAACAAAGATGGAAGTGGAAATGTGACGAACAAAACAGAGGGCAGAAAAAACGTGAACAAGAAAGCAGACGAACAAAAATGTTAGTCGTTCAAAATGTGACGAACAAAAAAGAGGGCAGAAAAAACAgggaacagaaaaaagagacgaacaaaaaagagatgaagaagaaaacagatgTCCGCCTGAGAATCACCACCTGCCGTCGCCGGAGAACGTCCGCCTGCCGTCGCCGATCGCCGGtgaatgaagatgaagaagaaagtagACGaacgaaaaagaagaaaaaacaagcaaatacCCGCTGTCGCCACCTGCCGTCGCCTGCAGTGGTTGTCCGCCTGCCGTCGCAGTGCGTGGTCGCCAGCCGCCGTGCGTGGTTGATCGTCCGCTGTGCATgagagaagacgaagaagaaagcAGATGAACAAAATTTTGGGCTTAAGGGTTTCGAACAATTTCACGTTAAAATCTAAAACTCGTTAAGAATAAAAGCAGACAGATTTGGCCTTCGGTACGTTGACCGAGTCCGAAAAAGGTCGAAAATGGCCTttggtacgttgaccgtacccggtgcAGTCAACACCACACCACTGCCGCACCCAGTagcgtacccgtaccggtgtcgtaccggtaccgtgcggagtacccgtgtgacagagGACAGCACCTAGCTTGCCTTCAAATAAAcagtaaaatgagaaaaaaacttTACATGCTAATGCCTCATTGTTAGTTCCCTCGATGTTTTGTGAACTTTTCAAGTTTGAAAGCAACATAAAGGAGCAATCATAAACTGACAAGCTTGATTCACAACTCATGCTTTTAATTTCTATATTTGATGAGCAGGATACTGTTTGTCCCATACCATTTATGCATAATAGTTATTGTACTTCTATTGTGTGGTTCACTAGGGAATTATGTTGTGCAGATATGGATGTCTATGACAATTTGCGACCAGATGCGCCTGAAATTTTCAAGAACAGGTGATTGGTAAAAATTGTCTTAAGATATTTTGTATGTCTGAGGCTGCATATTGGATCCAAAAGACTCATTTATTAGTACGCTAGTTTTACAAACTCTACAATTTGGTTTCTTGACAGAGAATCAATGTTATCATCTGTTCCTAGCTATGATGAGCCATATATTAAAGTTCCAAAAGTATTGAACAAGGAGTGATCGTGATTAAGGTAATTCTTTGTCATTTTGTCCACATATTTTCATGCTTTTGTGTTTAAAAGACATGATGTAATTTTTTCCCATGAAGAAGATGCTTTCGGTTCTGCACATGGAGATGCTTACTCCTTAGAGAGAACAGGGTAGACCTGTTGGCTAATTGATTTCTGAACTGGTGTTACACCGTATCTGATTcattttggtcaaaagaaaaaatgcatccTAGATATTGAACATTATGCCGTGATTGTTATATTCCTCTTGCTGCCCCTTATGTCATCTGAACATAAATTAGCAGGCAGTAGTCACATGATTTTCTTAGGATGTCAGAAACACGACTTCTAGACACTTGATTCAGATGC comes from the Nymphaea colorata isolate Beijing-Zhang1983 chromosome 14, ASM883128v2, whole genome shotgun sequence genome and includes:
- the LOC116267797 gene encoding glutamyl-tRNA(Gln) amidotransferase subunit C, chloroplastic/mitochondrial, whose amino-acid sequence is MAAQALHRSLFSFSTTRHYLSPFSYPPCRSSFVAMFASTSVPPPDVAKLAESARIVLTSEEVEQFTPKIRQVVDWFGQLQAVDLESVEPALRADMDVYDNLRPDAPEIFKNRESMLSSVPSYDEPYIKVPKVLNKE